The nucleotide window ACTAAAGAAACACGTCATCGACTGAGATGGTAAACTTGATCGTGATAACTCTTAATGCAAGCGGAAGGTTGTGAGTTCAAGTGTCATGAGTGTTTCCATTATCACAAGTAGCAAGACGGGTTCTTGCTCAACTCAGCGTGTGAGAATGTCACCTTATTTTATATTCCGACACTGGACTTAAACCCAGCTCTCAGCTAATTTATGAGGATTGCGGAGACTTCTATGTAACTCGGGGGTTTATCAATCAATTATCCGTGGGTTGCTTGGGTGGACTCCacgttggaaaaaaaaaagtttctacTAATAATCGAGTACTtgatgataattgatatgaaaaAAAACCAACTACGCCCACTAAGAAAAAGACAATAACCTAACAAAGTAAGAAGACGAAAGATCAAAGATATGAAAATAACATGacaacaatataataagagaGCTAGTAATCAGGTGCTTACAGGAACATGTGAGTCTCTGGCATTTCTCTTAGGATCAGTGGCTGAGAAGACAGTGTAGACAAGAACAAAGGTCCCGATGATCTCAGCACCCAATCCGACGCCCTTGTTGTACCCATCAGCGAGCATGTTGGCCCCACCTCCGTACCTGTTATAGTAAGACTTTTGGAAGCCCTTCACAAGCCCAACACCGCAGATTGCACCCAAACACTGTGCTACCATGTATAACACTGCCCGGATTAGCGACACCTTGCGCCCCAGGAGCAATCCAAAGGTCACAGCCGGGTTAATATGTCCAcctgttttaattaattaaaaaaaatcataatcaatttACCGaggtaaaaattaaaattgccGATTTAACGTACTATTAGAGCGGAGGTAATTTATTATAACTTACCAGAAATACCGGCAGTGCAGTAAACGAGGATGAAGATCATGCCACCGAAGGCCCAAGCGATGCCGAGAATTCCAACCCCACCACACTGGTCGGTGTTCAAGTTAGGGTCGGTTTGGCTCTTATAGCCAATCACAGTCAAAACTGTGATATAAAGGAAGAGAAGAGTAGCGATGAACTCTGCAATAAGGGCTCTGTAAAAAGACCATTTGGTCAGCTCTTCCAGGTCGAAAAACGGCGTCGGAGGCGGATCAGTGTAGTCCTTGGCAGAAAATTCTGGATTTTCTTGTACTTCGACATCTTTTGCCATTTCTTCACAGCACTActtgttttagagagagaaagagagagtaagAAGGGCTTCTTTTTGTTGCTGTGTATTAGTTGGGATAAGGATGCTAAAGTGTGTAGTGTTGTGGGGGTATATATGGGGAGTGCAGAGAGAGTGTGTATGTGAATGATTAAGAGAGTACTATTTGTCGTCTGGTAGAGTGTACGCTAATCATGCGCTCCCTTACGGAGTAATGAGTTAAATTCTCATGAGTTTCTTTAGCATACGTAATTATGAGTTAATACTTAATAGGGTATTGATAACTTACGTCTTAAAAACATTTGTTAAAAATTGACTACAATATATCAATTATATCATGTGTGATGTACACTCTCTCATTTATTATGCAAACCCGATAGATTTATCCAATGCCCATCTAAAATGGGTAATGACCATGATTctcaacatttaaaaaaaaaagtatttgttGTTAATTTAATGAcatatattataacattaatTTTTAGCCGCCCATattacttgatttttgttttttcttagcTTGCCTGGCCCACCATTACTTCAACGGCTCTTTGACAGCTTAAGCTAGCTGAACCCTTGTCCCTTTTTTTTGCCCAAAGTTTTCTTTGGAGGATTAACACAttattatcatttatttttaatgagTTGTGGTGGGGGGTTAGACCACAACGTTCATTTTGCGAAGAAGAGAGGGCAAACAACGGCTTTATTTGACTCTCTTAAGGGTTATTACATTATATTAGGATTAATGTTTGTTTTCCTGATATAAATAAAAACCAAAGTAATGCTGATTCCACAATAATTGATAGGAGGGGATTATAATAATAGCAACAGTGTGGTCACTTTGGGGGCTGGTGATAGTACTGCCAGGAGAAGTTATCTGTACAAAACCAAATTAAAGTTCCATAAACACGGTGGTTGTGGCTTTTATCAAAACTACGTACGTACATAAATTATTCAGAAAAGGTCATGCACATAGTTATATATACCAAGATTACGATTAATTACTTATGGTCCGTTTGTTTCGATGAAAATCAACttttcatgaaaaataaaaaatttatcatgAAAAAACAACTAATTTATAGTGTTTGAACAAAGAAGTTGTTAATATTTTCCGATGTTTGTTTGGTGGAAAACgtaaatttaaaagaaacaaacaaatcattatAATATCATGGATACAGAGTTACATACCCTAAAGGTACGTATTAGAACTCCAGAACCAATaagcaaaaaatattatatcataCGTATTAATTATAAGCACATAAGATTGCAGTCATGTGCAGCGATGGATAGCGCTGAGAAAGAGGATTGGAAAATGGCATACCCTTTTTAAAATGGGATGTTGTTTTTCTTAGGTTAGAGTGATTTCTTCATGATGGTAGCCCAGATAAAGCATATCATATGCATGTGATAAGAATTTTCAAGCATCGGTATGTGACCTGTGCAGATTGCAATTATAACACCACTAATGGCTTGTTCCAATTTACCAAGTtcttataattaaattaaaaaaaaaatgagtttAGACCATATATGAAATTGTTTATACAGTTCATTAGAACAACTGAGAGTAGTCTGAATGTCAATTACTCTGTTAATGACTGTTGTGTTGATGGCAAAATTTAATATATCTCTAATTATATTCTAAGAAAAGCTAAAGATGTTTATATGTACGTATGTGCACATTAAATAAACAAGAACCGACCGGCCTCACAATCTACACCACTTGTGTATATTTTGTGTAGTGCTCTCATCATCCGACAACCACAAGTCACCTTTATATTATAAAATTCAGCCGGAACACATCAAAATGATATTATACATGTACAAGAATTGGAGGCCAGTACAGCTGTACAGGCACTCGGGCCATCATATTGGTATGTCCTGTGTGAAAAGTGCACTGATTTATTCTCCGAAGCCATCTTCAAAACACTTACGGGAAATTTAGTTGCTAGTCCAATGAATGTGAGTGTGAATATAAATGTGAGATGAATATTATCATACTttatatgaaatgaagagtgagcatgagtgatagaattttaattgtataatttatatattatccaattttttttacataaaaataagaatagattaatttaatggttgtgattacttcttaatGAGGGATATAATAGTCTTTTCAATATCAAACTCATTCTTCTTTGTGAGGATTAGTCAATCTCATCATTTATCATTTTAATGAGCTTGGCTAATCTTCATAAGGAGGGAATGAGGATGGGATTAGTTTGGGATTCCACCCTCCTAAACTCAATCAAACAAGAGATTGCGTGATTTTCACCCTCAACTCACCTCATTTCCCCCTTAAATTCATAAAACGTGTCAGTTGTGTGAGAGGAgttgaatatttatttatatatctatCAATTGAATTATATTAATCCGATGGGAAAATACAAATCTTTCACCCTCTCTACTCCAGCCTCGAGGCTCCGGGCCACAGTCAGTACTCGATTAATAATAATGGTATGGTTAATCTTTTCCAACtccttttgggttttttttccaGAGCGAAAGTACTGGAACCATGAGGTCGTTTTCTTTGAATGGCAGTTGTGGCTGCAAGTGCACCAGGTGTCCAGTCATCCAAACACAGAGTGAcgttgaaaagaaagaaaaaaagaataaatactAGTCATTTTGGTTTTGGCCGTTTTGGCCTTCCGAGGTTGATGACGATTTGTCATTGGCCGGTGGCCTCCTCTTATCTTTTAATCTAAATAAATGCTCGACTAATAGGGACCATAATTAAATTGATCAACTTGTTAAAAACCCATGCAGTTTGGTCCAAAACAGAGACATCATTATAAGTTACTTATGGTActtgttttctttgatttaaTTGTATGTTCAGCAAATGTGATTGATCCCTTTTCAGTTGGAGCAGACGGAGCATTTGGCATTGACTGACCAAACCTATGAATGATCCAGGCAAAATAGACACAAACAGACAAAAGTCTCACCTCGGAAAATTGAGGGAAAACAAAGTGTTTTGTAAGTTAAGATTCAACGTTTCTCAATTGTAAATGACAATTTTAAGTAGGAGTGAAAAAAATTGGTTCCAAACCGGTTTCAGGTCGgacaacatcacgtgtttatgaaatatttacatgtctagaTTATAATCCAtattggatttcggacatacctaattgaccaaactcatattggtttaaatctgAACAACAAATTAATCCGAGTTATggtccggacaagtaaactAATGCATTTGAACTCGAATCcgattttaaatcggacaaaaaaaatttgtttagacttagatttcggacatataacgtatgtctaaacttgatttaatctggattggataaattcgatcatccggaCCGGACAAAATTTTGTCATCCTAATTTTTAAGTGCAAAACAGCGAATGGCTCGAGtcccaaaacaaataatatatctATAAGTTATTTGGGTCGGAATTTCTTACAACAATTTTTAACCCCCCttgaattttagttttttttttgaattttagttTTTCATGCGATCAATGGAAGAAACCCAACAGCTaataaaaaaacacatagatCATTTGTGATAATTCTAATATCTCACACTAAAGATTGAAGGATAAGATTCACGTCTATCAATCCATTTCAAGGAAAAGGACGTCCTTCTTGAAGTAATAATCATCTTCATTGTCTCTCCTGTAATAGTCTCTTAATGAACTTGGGAGGATTGGCTTGAATGGTAAATCAAAAGGTGACGGTGAAACCTGACTATTATACAAAGCAATCATATTATACAAATAATCGACATGACCGCACCAATAGATAGCAGCGACTTATCTTCATTAACAATTATTGGAAGTATTTGCAGTATAATCtggttaaattaataaataatcgcATATAGATACACATGATAGCAATTGATGAATATAATTACACTTAGACAAACAAGAATAAACTTGGAATAAAATAAGAAAGGACTTATAAAACTGATTGAAAAAGGATCATTTGAACAGATTGAGGCAAGGATCAATCGTGTGGCCTAGAGTAAATTTATCGTTTGCTTAAGGTGCTGCAGTTGGGTGTAATATTGTCTCCAGGATCTACTCAAATCACTTACTCTCAGTAGCGCAATGGAAGCAGTCGAACAAGGAAGAACGGACGATTGATTAAACAATATATCCTTTCAAAAACTTTTTTTGACCTGTtaaaaacccttcaaaaacTGTCCTTTCAAGAAAAAATAAGAATCATGCAATAAGATCGGTGAGATGTGGTTCGATTAACAATCAACTGGGTTAGATATATGTATGTGCAACGTTCGATTTCAATGACAAACATATTTCTCatggtattaaaaaaaaagggaatcaTGCAATAGTTGCACACATTATACCTTACCATTAATTTACAATGTCAGTTACACTCTATGTACATACGTGATGGGAAAGTTGTGCTAAGCCCAACTAATCAAACTAAGGTTGGGCCTCCTATTAAAACCAAATTAAATTTGGGCCTcatgaaaaaccaaaaaaattgggCTACATATTGGACTATTGAACCCATGTTTGGCAAGTCAGTTTGGACTCATTGCTAGACTGGCCTAGCTAAGTAAACGAAAGTGCTAGCGCAGCCCAATTCGGAACTCCAAATCAATCGCAGCCTATGTTGAACTGGGGCCCAAGTCCCAACCTTGTGAAACGAGTGTCACCTTAGACAAGCCCAGGAAGGTCCCTGATGAGGGAATTCGTAATTCGCAACAATCACTGACGGATAAGCAAGATTGAGAATCTATGAACCCCTCAAAACTACCTAATACTTAAATGGTCCATATTTGTAGTTGCTGGGATCAGTTGGATGTACCATCAAAGAATAGTCGAGTTGATCCACTAGCAACCTGTAATATGTGAAATGTGACCGTCGAAAATCTCTTGACACCAATGGAGTGTCGGACGAAAAAGATTCGATGGTCAAGTCAGCAAGACGTGGGGTCTAAAAGAGATAGAGATCAATGCGAGATGAGAAAATGTGGTCTTGACCCTAATGGAAGGCATTGTCTATCAAGATCTCATAATGAACTGTTTTCTAGGTAGAGTGAGAAGGTTAGTATGTTCATTGATCAAAGAATCAGAGAActagagagaagaaaacaaaaatcctCCAACAGTGGAAGGCTTCGTTTATATAATGTACATGAGCACGTGTCACTTGGACCATGTGGGGTGCAAGTCACAAAAAGCTGTTGGAGGAAAAGGCGTTGTGGCAGGTTTGTGTTAGGAACATGTCTGATATCACGGCTTGGTGACAAGAACATGAGAAGTATAGTTTCGTGTGTTAGAAACAATGTTTGAAAATGACGGATTTATAGGAGATATGTCTAAAGTTGTAGCTCGTTGTCATTGATGTGGTATATGCGAGTCTCGAGGCTAGCTCGGGATGGTATATGCCGTATGGTTGAAGATCAGCATGAGGCCTGCTTGAGAGGGGGTGAGATCAAGATATGGAGTCGAGGTCGAGATTGCATGAAAGCCTATCAAGTAAGAGTCAGAAGAGTTGATCGTTTGGGCAGAAGGCCTAGCCCTAGCCCGACATGCGATTTTTGAGCACTATAATATTCttaacttaaaaaa belongs to Tripterygium wilfordii isolate XIE 37 chromosome 2, ASM1340144v1, whole genome shotgun sequence and includes:
- the LOC119980525 gene encoding aquaporin PIP2-2-like gives rise to the protein MAKDVEVQENPEFSAKDYTDPPPTPFFDLEELTKWSFYRALIAEFIATLLFLYITVLTVIGYKSQTDPNLNTDQCGGVGILGIAWAFGGMIFILVYCTAGISGGHINPAVTFGLLLGRKVSLIRAVLYMVAQCLGAICGVGLVKGFQKSYYNRYGGGANMLADGYNKGVGLGAEIIGTFVLVYTVFSATDPKRNARDSHVPVLAPLPIGFAVFMVHLATIPITGTGINPARSFGAAVIYNKEKAWDDQWIFWVGPFIGAAIAAFYHQFILRAAAIKALGSFRSNA